The Anaerobaca lacustris sequence GACTGGCATTGCCACAACATCGACATCGCCTGCTGGACGAAAGGCGCCTGGCCCGTCTCGGCCCAGGGCATGGGCGGGCGGTGCTTCGAAGAGGCGGGCAGCCAGTTCGATCACTACACGGTCGAGTACACCTTCGCCGACGGCACGAAACTGTTCACCTTCTCGCGACACATGCACAACTGCTGGGAGACGTATGCCGATTACGCGCATGGCTCGAAGGGCTCGGCCGTGCTGATGGCGACCTTGGGCGAGCCGAGGCCGAAGATCTACAGAGGCCACGACATGACGGCGGAGAACCTGATCTGGGGCTTTGCAGGTCGCGATCCGAATCCCTACGTGGTCGAGTGGCAGCGTCTGCTGGACGCGATTCGCCAGGACAAGCCGCACAATGAAGCCCGCCGGGCCGGAGAGGCGGACGTCGTCGCACTGATGGGGCGCATGGCCACGCATTCGGGCCAGTTCATCACGTGGGACCAGGCGATGAACTCCCAGTTCCAGTTTGTGGCCGATATCGACCGCATGAACTTCGACACGCCCGCCCCGATCCACGCCGGTCCTGATGGCCTGTACGTGCCGCCGCAGCCCGGCATTACCAGAGAGCACTGATCTCCAGAGGCGACACGGGGCTGTGCCTCTACCTGGGACCGTCTGCATCGGGCAGAGCGACGAGTCTCTCCGAGGCATCCGCCGAGGCGTAGATCTGCGCGACCTTCCGCAACGCCTCATTATCGAAGCCCTCGAGGGTAAGGGGGCGTGGCGCGAGCATGCCAAGGGCGTCCGGGACGTCGCAGACCCGCAGCACGTTCAGGAACTGAGGGGCATCGGCGTCCATGTGCGAGGTGGGCGGGTTCACGGCGATCGCGCCGGCGATCTCGGGCTCCAGCAGGGCGGCGTAGACGGCCAGGACGGCCGCCGGGCCTTGCCCCGCCACATGCACAGGCAGGCCCTGTTTGCGCAAGGCGCGGGCGGTGGCGATGATGTCCCAGACCCGCCCGGTATCGACTGTGCGACCCAGCAGGACGTGCGATCGCTCGACGTAGTTCGGCGGGTTCTTCTGCGTCCATCGGGTCCGGTCCACACCGCGAGGCGAGCAGACATACACGCGGTCGCCCGGCTTGCCGATCCGGCGCACCAGTGTCGAGACATCCTCATTCGGATCGGAATTCCGCACAACCATCACGACACGAGCCGAACCCTCGGCAATTCGTTCGAGGTGAACTTTGATTCCTTCCTCTGAGGCAAACCATTGCCCTGTCGGTTCCGGCCGGGCCGGCGGGACTCGTTCGGACAGCGACCCGAACGAAACGCGGCGAAGCTCGGCGAGAATCGCCGTCCGCCATGCGTCGTAGTGTCCCTTCTGTGGCGGCTCGACCCTGGCCATCGGCACGAAATGTCGGTCGATCGTGGTGTTCAGCTCATCGGCGGGAATATCCGAATCCGTGGGAAAGACGCGCAATTTTTCCTGATCGATGGCATACTCGCGCTGGTTGCGCGGACCGGTCGGGATATCCACCTCGCTGTCGTCGACCACGCGCGGGTCGTTCTTCAGGTGTGTGTTGATGAAGCGATAGGCCGCCTGACGGATGTCCTGGCGGTAGGCGTGGCCGCCGATGCTGACGAACGCATCGACGAAGTCGCTCGCTCCGTAGAGGCTGTAGAGCCGTTCGAGTCGGTTGATGACCCGCTCGTTGGCGTCCATCGGGAAGATCGGGTCCGCATCGCTGTTGGCAAACAGCATCGCGCGCGGCGCGATCAGGGCCGCGATGCGGGCCCACGGCCATTGGAACGTGTTGTAGAGGAACATGCAGTCGCAGTGCCCGTTGATCACGCGATTGGAGACGTAGGACGGCAGGTCGGCCATGCCGCTGACCGGCACCGCCACCTTCACCCGCTCATCGGCGGCCGCGATCCAGAACGTTGCGGCCCCACCCCCACTGATGCCTGTGACCGCGATCCGCTGCGGGTCCACGTCGGGCCGGGCGATCAGGTAGTCGATGCCCCGGATGCCGTTGAGGCACTCGACGCCCGCTGAGGTGTAGCCGCGTGAATGCCACCACCAGCGCCCTTCGCGATACGTACCGTGATGGATCGCGGCGATCTCGCCCAATTGCAGCGTGTCGAGGACCAGGCAGACATAGCCGTGGCGGGCAAACCAGATGCCGTGTGACTGGTAGGCGGTCTTATTGCCGTTGCGCCCGCAGAAGGAGTGGCCGCAGACATAGAGCACGGCAGGCAACCGCTGACCTGCTGGAACCTGCGAGGGCCGATACAGATTCCCAGTGACGTACAGTCCCGGCATGCTCTGGTAGTGCAACATCTCGACCGTGTATCCGTCGCCTTCGAGCGTCCCAGTGACGGTCGCGCGAAGCGGCGTCTTCTCGGGCATCGGCCACAGGCCCAGCATGTGAAGGTATTCCTGCTTGTACGCCGGCCGAAGCCTCTCCCAGGTCTCCGGAGACTCGATATCGCCTGCGAACTTCTGATGGATTCGCTCGGCCTCGCGCCGGAGGTGCTGCTGGATCATCTCGTCACCGGGCTGCTCCCGGTCCGGCGTGCCGTATTCCTGGCCCGACCCCGAGGAGGCGATCAGAGCGCCAACGACGAACAGCAGGACGATCACTCGCATCGGTTGCATGGGCTGACCCTTTCCATGTCGTCGAAGCCTTCTCAGATGGCTTCGAGCGTTGAGGGGGGCTTTGAACTGATATTGTAGGTCACGCTGACCACACCGGGCACGTCGCGATGGATCTGCTCGGCAAGGGCCTGGAGAACCTCGAACGACAGCCGGGTCGGGGTCGCTGTGCGGGCGTCGACGCTGTCCCAGCAGCGTACCTCGATCTGAAAGCCGAAATCACGCTTGCCGTCCCGCATTCCGGTGACGCGATCCTCGTGCAGAATCGCCATGTACTGAAATGCCCCCGTGCCTTTCAGCAGGCGTTCGACGACGGTGGTCGCTCCACGCACGGTCGCAATGCGTTGCGGCGTCACCTCGCCGATCACTCGAGCCGCCAGCGCCGGCCCGGGGAACGGAATGCGATCGAACAGTTCGCTCTGGAGCCCCAGCGCCTTGCCGACCTTGCGGACACCGTCCTTGCGGAGCTGGATCAGGGGCTCGATGATGCGATAGCCGAAGGCCTCTTGCGGATCGATTCCGAGTTGCTCGAAGACATTGTGCTGCCGCTTGATTCCTGCGACGGTCTCATCGATGTCGGTCAGGATCGTACCCTGCAACAGGCATTTGGCTCGGCTTTCCCTGACGAGGCGTCCGAACACGTTGCGATAGAACGTCTGGGTAATCGCCTCACGTTTTTCCTCCGGGTCGGTCACTCCCTTGAGTGCCGCGAAGAACTCCTCGCGTGCATCGACCACCTCCACGGTCACGCCGAGAGCGCGGAAGAAGTTGACGACCTGCTCGGCCTCTCCCTCTCGCATCAGGCCGTTTTCGACAAAGACAGTCCTCAGACGGTCGCCGAGGGCCCGGTGTCCGAGCATCGTGACGGCCGACGAATCGACGCCTCCCGACAGCGCATTGATCGCCGTTTCATTTCCGACCGCCTCCTGGATCTCTGCGACTTTGTCCGTGATGAACTGTTTGGTGTCAAGCGTCTGTGCGGGAATCTCTCTAGTCACGTAGTCTTCTCCTTAGTGTCTTATGGCCTGGACTTCTGCCGAGCAGCGTACGTTCCTGAGGCACCGCGCCACGGATGGCCCCGGGCAATCCGAACGAACCTCTGCCGCGTCCGTCGCATGGTACCGCCCAAGGAGCGGCTGGGCAATCGGTGTCTTCGTGGTATTTCGGCAATCGAGCCGTGTCGAGCCGTCAGAGATACTGGCGGGGGAACGTCCACGGCGCCCGATATCGCGGAACTGCCAGGCGGGCGGCCTCGTCGTCGAGGATCTTTTCCGTCGTCGGGTCGAAGCGGATGGCCCGGCCCAGTTGCATCGAGAGATTGGCCAGGCAGATCGGCACGTCGATCCTGCAGTGATAGTCGGCGTTGCAACTCGGCTGCTTGCGGCTGCGGATGCAGTCGAGCCACTCCTGCTCGTGACCGGGCGATGACGGAATCGACTTCTCCGGCGGCTGCGCGTCTGCCAGCATATCCCCTTCCGGGACGATCTCGTGCCGGCCGTAGTCGGAGTACAGCGTCCCATTGAGACCGTGGAAGTAGATCCCCAGTCTTCGAGCGGGGCTGCCGCGACCGAAGTCGAAAGCAAAGCTGTTGACCAGCGACATCATCCAGGTCATCGTGAAGTTCGGGTATTGCCACACGATCTCCTGCACGTCGGGGGCGTCGCCGACGTCGCGAACGACGTAGCGACCGCCGGAGCAGTAGGTGCTCTGCGGATAGCCCAATTCCAGCGCCCAGACCGGCAGATCGATGATGTGCGGCGCCATGCCGGGGGTCCAGCCGCCGCTGTAGGCCATGAAGGAGCAGTTGTAGTAGGCGTCTCTGACGATCAGCGGGTTGAACGGCTGCATCGGGCCGGGACCAACCCACTGGTCCCAGTCGATCTCGGCCGGCGGAGCGCTGTTGGGCGTGTCGCCGACGCCGTTGGGGCCCTGGTTCATCACGTTGAACGTCCGGGCGACGCTGATCGGCCCGAGCTTGCCCGAGCGAATGAACTCCACGACGCGCCGGTAGTTCTCCGAGGCGTGGATCTGCGTGCCGACCTGGCAGATCCGCCGATGGCGGCGCACGGCGTTGCGAACGGCGAAGCTCTCGCCGACATGGAGCGTCATGGGCTTCTGCAGGTAGAGGTCCTTGCCGGCCTCGCAGGCATCGACCGCCATACGGCAGTGCCAGTGGGGTGGCGATGCGATGATGACGGCGTCGATGTCTTTGGCCCCCAACATCTCGCGGTAGTCATGGTATGGCCTGGCGGTGCCCTGGAATTGGGCCACCACCGCGTCGCTTCGAGGCTTCCACACATCACACGCGCCGGTGACGACCACATCGGCTCGGCTCGCGCAGGCGTTCAGATTGGCCCGGCCCATGCCGCCGCAACCGATCAGACCCACTCCGATCCGATCGTTGGCGCTGGGCTGGCCCGCCTGCCCCAGGGCGCCGGCGGGAACGTAGTAGGGGACTGCTATGCCGGCCAGGCCGGTCGTCGTGGCCTGGCGAATGAAGCTGCGTCGTGATACGTGCCGGGTCTCGGACATTTTCGTCTTCTCCATATCTTGGATTTCCTTGTATGCGCCGGGCCTCTTTCATGTGTGTGGCGGACTACCATGCGGTCATCCAGCGGAGGTTGTCCCCGACATCCACCGGTTGCGATTGCCGATTCCACCGGAGCGTCCACAAGTCTTCGGCCCGTACGTATCGGACGCTCGCATCGCCGAAGCAGATGTTGAGGCCGGCTCTGTGGCGCCGCATGGCATAGCATACCATGCGCGACCAGTTGCCGATATGGAACATCTGCTCCTCGGTTGCCACATCGCCCGGCACAGGATCGCTGGAGTCGGGCCAGGCGTTGTTCCACCTCGCATCGCCGATGAAAGGAACATCCTTGATGCCCTTGACGTCGATAGCCGCCCACGTCAGGTCCGTCTGCAGCCGGTTGCCGCCGGCGTCCATCGAATTCCGCAGCCAGGAATTCTCTCCGAAACTGCCGATGCCCCAGTCGGTGTCGGCCATCCATTCGGCCTGCGCCACGTCGATCTGCCAGGCATTGCGGGTATACCCGAAGAAACTCTGGGCTTGCGCGCCGGTCGGGTTTCCCGTGGCAACCTGCGTTGCCGATGGACAGGTCCGCATCTTGTTGATGTCGGCGTAGTAGGGTCGCAGCGAGTCCATGTACGTAGTCTGGTGGGTGCCCCCGATAAAGACGGGAAGCTTCGACTCGTGGTCCTGGGCATAGAGGTGATAGCACAGACCCCACTGCTTCAATGCCGCCATGCAGACCGTGCCTCGCACCTGCTTGCGGGCCATGTTCAACGTCGGGATCAGGATCGCCATGAGCAGGGCGATGATGGCGATGACCACAAGCAACTCGATCAACGTGAAGCCTTTGCGGCATCTCGTTCCGCTCGGAAGAAGGACCTTCGTCATGACAGACCTCTCGATCGCGCACTGAACTCCAGAGTCCATCACACAAATCTCCTCATGGCTGAGTCGTGGTCAGGCGTCGTCCCGCAGGGGCAGGGACACCGGACGACGGCTTTGGTAGCACTGCTGGGCCGCGAAGACCACCTCGTGGGTCTTGACGGCGTCGTCGAGATTGCAGTGGGATTCCACGTCGCTTTGCAGGCACCCGATGAAGTGATCGATCTGGCCCTGGAACGGGTGGTGGGATACGTCGCTGGAGTCCGGGCAGATGGTGGGGACCTCGATCCAGTCTTTCTGTCCGGGGAAGGCGGCCGACCAGAGGCGGTTGTTCCTGATCGAGCCGCGATCGCCGAAGACCTCGATGGGAAAGGTGTACGGCTGAACGCACTCGAAGTTGACCGAGACCTTGCCGAGGGTCCCGTTGGCGAAGCGCACGAGGGCCATCTCCAGGCCGTCGTACTCCATCGGCGCATAGTCCTGCCACGTGTTGGTTATGGGATTGTACTGATGCGTCTTGCCCTTGCGTCGGCCTCCCGCATAGGCGAAGACCTCGACCGGATCGGCGGCCTCGAACTCATCCGGCGCCGCAAACCAGCGCAGGGCATCGATGGCATGACAACCCGCCACGGCCATTGCACTGACGGCGGTCGCCTTCTTGCGGCCGTCCTCCCAGCCACCCCACCAGGCGCCGTTGTACGACTGATAGTCCGTCTCGACGCAATAGACCTGCCCCAGGGCGCCGGTGGCGATGAGCCGCTTGATCGTCTGAAAGAGCGGATTCCAGCGCAGCACGAAGCTGACAACAGTCTTGACGCCCGCCTTCCGCACCGCGTCCTGCATCGCGTACAACTCTTCGAGTGAGTTGGCCGCAGGCTTCTCAATCACGATGTGCTTGCCGGCCGCCGCCGCGGCCAGGACATTCTCGCAGTGCACGTGCTGAGGGGTGCACACGCAGACGATGTCCACACTGTCGTGTTTCAGAGCGGCGTCCAGACTGTCATAGCAGACGGCCCCGCTCAGCCCATATTGGTCGGCCAGACACTGTGCGCTGGCCAGGCGCCGACTGGAGATGGCCACCACGTCGGCGTGGGGGTTGTTCAGGAACGCCTGGACATGCTGGGTCGCTACCCAACCCGCTCCGTGCACCAGGACTCCATAGTGTCGCTTCGTCATGGCCGCATTCTCCCACTCGTTGGTTTGGGGGTGTCGTTGAAGAGTTCCCACTGCCTTGTGTACATCGTTTCGCTCGTCTGGCCGCCCGGCCGAATCCACAGCCGGTATTGGAGCGTGAGTGTCTTGCCCTTTGTCAGTACATAGCGCGTGCCTTGGGCGGGAAACGTGGGCTGGAACCACGGCAGATCGGGATACTCGATGTAATCGCCGGGGTAGTCGGGATTGCTGGCCTTCTCGAACACGGCCAGGCCGACCGACCGATTGCCCTCTTGGCGGATGCCGAGACTGTCCGACCAGGCCCGACGCGGGTCGGCCCCGGCTCGATCGGCATGGTGGACCAGTCGCATCTGCTGAATCGGCGATAGACGGATGTTCAGCCCGCCGTAGGCATCCGTGCCGCGACGCGCCAGCGCCACATCGTCGGCCAGGGCCTCGAAGTGAAAGGCCAGATCGATATGCCGGCCTTCCGCCCCTGCCCGATGCACGCAGATGACAGCCACCTCACGCACGATGGGTGTCTGGTCCTCCCACAGCCACAGGCTCTCGGCCTCGATCCGAGCGTGCTCGGCGCCGCTGCGGAGTTTAACGTTAGCCGTCGGACGGGCGATGACGGTCTGAAGGGCATGGAGGTCGCCCCGTTGTCCGCGCCAGTCCACCTCGGGCCACGCCCAGTAGATGCCCCGATGATGGGGATGGTCCACCGACCAATCCTGCGTCAAGACCTCGCCGTCCGGCCCGTACAAAGGGTGGATGTAGTTGCTCCGGGCCCTGGCATAGCGGCGATTGCCTTCGGCGATCGACTCGACATAACCCGCCGGAGGCTGGACTGTCAGGTAGTTATACTGCAAGACGGGCCGACCGGCCTCCGTGACGACGACCTGGCCCGTGTGCGGGTCTCTGGCCGCCCGAACGAGCGGCGCGTCCGCCTCTCCAGCTACAGAGACAGGCGACAGGCCACAGACGACAACGAGAGTACCGATGAGAACTGCTCTGACGAGGAACATAGTATCTGCGTCTCCCATAAGTGACATTCTTCATGCGTGGAAGCCGGCATATCGCTCCATGGCATCCATCAGGGCCTTGACGTTTTCCAGCGGCACTCCGGGGTACAGTCCATAGATCATCATCAGCCCTCCCTCTTTCGATCCCAGTTTGGTCACTTCTTCCCGGACAAGGGCGTCGATCTGCTCCGGCGTGCCGGCCGGTGTGACCGTCTGACGATCGATGTCGAGATCGATACACACGCGCCCCGCCAGCTTGTCCTTGATCCAGTCGATGCCGTTGACCAGGTCCTGCAGGTTGACGACGTCCACGCCGCCGTCGATGAGATCGTCCAGCAGATCGCGAATCCGGCCGTCGGAGTGCATGTGAATGATGCAGCCGGCGTCGCGGGCCGGCTGCATCAGGCGTTCGTAACTGGGCTTGATGAACGAACGGAACATCTCGGGCGAGAGCATCGGACCGGTCTGCATGCCAAGGTCTTCCGGATAGCACATCCATTCGACGCTGAGATAGAGATATCGCCGCACGATCGCGGCGTTGAACTGCTCGACCATCTCAATCAGACGTGTCAGGCGCGGATCGTGATCCACCATGTCGAACAGGAGGTTCTCATACCCGCGAATGTCCACCAGTGTCTGGAACGTATGCCCGTGGCGCAGCCCCCCCATCGTCAGCTCTCCGCAGGATCGCGACCGCTCGATGTTTCGCGCGATCTGCACCCAGTCGATCGGCCCCTTGCCGGAATCGGCCTGCGGGTCGGGGGCTGCATACCCTTCGAACGCCGCCCAGCTTGCCAGAGGATGATCCGTGACCGTACCGACCATGCCTTCCAGGGTGGTCTCCCACCGGCAGCCCCAGCCGTCTACAAACGGTCGGCTGGGGCGTTCGATGATCGGATAGTCCAGCTCGGTCCGGCCGGTACCCGCCCCGGCGAAATCCGGAAACAGGAAGGGATGCGACTCCATCAACTCTTCCAAAGCTGCGGCCGGGTAATGGTGCCAACAGGCCTCGTTGATGTGAAAGTGCATGGGGATGTAATCGGGGCGACCCCATCGGACCGTACGCAGAACGTTTTGCCGCCTCTCGGTCGAGAATCTGCTGCCCGGCCGAGCGTCGCCCCGCAGTCCGGAAGTCCGAGCCGGCGTCGTCTCGTCTGCAGCGAGATGCTTGTCGCCGCCTGAGCGGGATACGGTTCTCTTGCGTTCCATAACGAGTCCCAAGGGCCCACAGCCCAGACCATAGACCTCTTCGTGGCCGCCGACAGTGTACTGAACCCTCGGACGAGGGCGTTCGATACACCGCGACAAGATACCAGACTTCGGCCATCATATCGAGAGATTGGTCTTACTGGGTCGCCGATGGACGGCACTTGCCCCACGCGGAGGACCGAAACGCCGGGTCGCCGCCGGTCTGACCGATCCGGGCATGAGGCTTTCGGAGACTCCCCCTGGAATACCGAATACCGACAGTGAATTGACGATAACCACGCATTGGGCGGTTGCGTGCCACCTGCCGTTTCCGGTAGAATGAAAGGTATGATGCGTGGGTCCGGGCGGGGCGGATGGAGACGCCGGCCACGAGGCTGCCGAACCCTGCGTCGGGTTGCATATCGGGTCAGGATCGGAGGCTTAGGTGCGATGCGGTGGACTGGGCGAGCCGCAGGGGCAGGGTACACAACACTCGGTCGGGTACGAGGTTTCCACGGTTTCAGCGTTGGCGTGGACTGGAATGCCGTCATACAACGATTCTGTAGGAGGACCATCTCATGCATACGAAGATCTGTCGTGCAATCGCCCTCGTCTTGGTGTTGAGTCTGGCGGGCGGGGCCTGGGCCGGCCTCATCGCACACTGGAGACTCGACGAGGACAGCGGAACCGTGGCAAAGGATTCGAGTGGGAATGGGAACGATGGGACCCTGGACGGCGGCCCGACTGTCGTACAGGGGCAATATGGAAACGCGCTGGCACTTGCCAACAGTCGTGTCATCATCCCCGCCTCGGATACGTTGACCGCCGATTTCTTTCAAGAACCATTTACGCTGGTGGCCTGGATCAACCCGGCGCGAACCGGCAACACGTGGCAGCAGGTCTTTCGGTCGGTTCGAGCAGATGGCACCACGAACGACACGCTGTTCATCAACAACAATGGGACGCTTTCATGGCGCGGCCGCGTCAACACGGCCTGGGCGGGAGGCATGTGTGAGACAGCCGCCGATGTTGTTCCTGCCAACCAATGGACGCATGCCGCCGTGGTAGGCAATGGGACGACCTTTCGCATCTACGTCAACGGGATCCTCTCACAGGAATCACCGTTCCAGAGAACCGATGGGATGAACGTCACCTATTACATTGGAGGCAATCCTGAAGCGGCCAATGAGTCGTATACCGGCATGGCCGACGACGTTGCCATTTTTGACCACGCCTTGACCGAGCGAGAAGTCCAGAAGGCCATGGCGGGCATCGCCCCCGCCGAGCTGGCCGCGGATCCCCATCCGGAGGATGAGGCCGTCGATGTGCCCCGCGATGTGGTCCTCAGTTGGACGGCCGGCGAGTTCGCCGCGACGCACGATGTGTACTTCGGACCGTCGTTCGACGACGTCAATGCCGCGAACCGAGCCAGTTCGATGGGTGTTCTGGTCAGCCAGGGGCAGATCGCCACGGCCTATGATCCGGCCGGTGCGCTCGGCTTCGAGACGACCTATTACTGGCGCGTCGATGAGGTCAATGCCGCCCCGGACAACACGATCTTCAGGGGCAATGTCTGGAGCTTCACGACCGAATCCTTCGCCTATGCGATCGGGGCCGTCACCGCCGCGACCAACGGAATCTCGGAGGCCGGCGCCGGACCGGAGAACACGGTCAATGGGTCCGGCCTCAGTGCCGAGGATCGGCACTCGGTCACCAGCACGGATATGTGGCTGGCCAGACCGCCGGCCGACGAGGCGCTGTACATTCAGTATGAGTTCGACCGCATCTACAAAGTCCATGAAATGCTGGTCTGGAACTACAACGTGCAGTTCGAGCTGATGCTTGGCTTTGGGATCAAGGACGTGACGGTCGAATACTCCACAGATGGCGCCGACTGGGTGAGCCTAGGCGATGTCCAGTTGAATCAGGCGACGGCGGCGGCCACATACATCTACAATACGACGGTGGATCTGCAAGGAGTCGCGGCCCGTTTCGTCCGCCTGACGGTCAACAGTGGCTTCGGAATGCTCGGCCAGTTCGGCCTCAGCGAGGTGCGCTTCACGCACGTTCCCGCTCACGCCCGTGAACCGCAGCCGGCGGATGGCGCGACGGACATGGGCGTCGATGCGACCCTCGGCTGGCGCGCCGGTCGTGAGGCCGTTACACACGAGGTGATCTTCGGCACCGATCCCGACGCCCTTGTCGTAATTGACGC is a genomic window containing:
- a CDS encoding uroporphyrinogen decarboxylase family protein, which produces MERKRTVSRSGGDKHLAADETTPARTSGLRGDARPGSRFSTERRQNVLRTVRWGRPDYIPMHFHINEACWHHYPAAALEELMESHPFLFPDFAGAGTGRTELDYPIIERPSRPFVDGWGCRWETTLEGMVGTVTDHPLASWAAFEGYAAPDPQADSGKGPIDWVQIARNIERSRSCGELTMGGLRHGHTFQTLVDIRGYENLLFDMVDHDPRLTRLIEMVEQFNAAIVRRYLYLSVEWMCYPEDLGMQTGPMLSPEMFRSFIKPSYERLMQPARDAGCIIHMHSDGRIRDLLDDLIDGGVDVVNLQDLVNGIDWIKDKLAGRVCIDLDIDRQTVTPAGTPEQIDALVREEVTKLGSKEGGLMMIYGLYPGVPLENVKALMDAMERYAGFHA
- a CDS encoding type II secretion system protein, which translates into the protein MTKVLLPSGTRCRKGFTLIELLVVIAIIALLMAILIPTLNMARKQVRGTVCMAALKQWGLCYHLYAQDHESKLPVFIGGTHQTTYMDSLRPYYADINKMRTCPSATQVATGNPTGAQAQSFFGYTRNAWQIDVAQAEWMADTDWGIGSFGENSWLRNSMDAGGNRLQTDLTWAAIDVKGIKDVPFIGDARWNNAWPDSSDPVPGDVATEEQMFHIGNWSRMVCYAMRRHRAGLNICFGDASVRYVRAEDLWTLRWNRQSQPVDVGDNLRWMTAW
- a CDS encoding Gfo/Idh/MocA family protein, with product MEKTKMSETRHVSRRSFIRQATTTGLAGIAVPYYVPAGALGQAGQPSANDRIGVGLIGCGGMGRANLNACASRADVVVTGACDVWKPRSDAVVAQFQGTARPYHDYREMLGAKDIDAVIIASPPHWHCRMAVDACEAGKDLYLQKPMTLHVGESFAVRNAVRRHRRICQVGTQIHASENYRRVVEFIRSGKLGPISVARTFNVMNQGPNGVGDTPNSAPPAEIDWDQWVGPGPMQPFNPLIVRDAYYNCSFMAYSGGWTPGMAPHIIDLPVWALELGYPQSTYCSGGRYVVRDVGDAPDVQEIVWQYPNFTMTWMMSLVNSFAFDFGRGSPARRLGIYFHGLNGTLYSDYGRHEIVPEGDMLADAQPPEKSIPSSPGHEQEWLDCIRSRKQPSCNADYHCRIDVPICLANLSMQLGRAIRFDPTTEKILDDEAARLAVPRYRAPWTFPRQYL
- a CDS encoding LamG-like jellyroll fold domain-containing protein — translated: MHTKICRAIALVLVLSLAGGAWAGLIAHWRLDEDSGTVAKDSSGNGNDGTLDGGPTVVQGQYGNALALANSRVIIPASDTLTADFFQEPFTLVAWINPARTGNTWQQVFRSVRADGTTNDTLFINNNGTLSWRGRVNTAWAGGMCETAADVVPANQWTHAAVVGNGTTFRIYVNGILSQESPFQRTDGMNVTYYIGGNPEAANESYTGMADDVAIFDHALTEREVQKAMAGIAPAELAADPHPEDEAVDVPRDVVLSWTAGEFAATHDVYFGPSFDDVNAANRASSMGVLVSQGQIATAYDPAGALGFETTYYWRVDEVNAAPDNTIFRGNVWSFTTESFAYAIGAVTAATNGISEAGAGPENTVNGSGLSAEDRHSVTSTDMWLARPPADEALYIQYEFDRIYKVHEMLVWNYNVQFELMLGFGIKDVTVEYSTDGADWVSLGDVQLNQATAAATYIYNTTVDLQGVAARFVRLTVNSGFGMLGQFGLSEVRFTHVPAHAREPQPADGATDMGVDATLGWRAGREAVTHEVIFGTDPDALVVIDAVAESSYDPGSLNLGTTYYWQVNEVNEAEAISVWQGDLWSFSTQQFIVVDDFESYTDNIEAGEAIFDTWIDGWVNN
- a CDS encoding Gfo/Idh/MocA family protein, producing MTKRHYGVLVHGAGWVATQHVQAFLNNPHADVVAISSRRLASAQCLADQYGLSGAVCYDSLDAALKHDSVDIVCVCTPQHVHCENVLAAAAAGKHIVIEKPAANSLEELYAMQDAVRKAGVKTVVSFVLRWNPLFQTIKRLIATGALGQVYCVETDYQSYNGAWWGGWEDGRKKATAVSAMAVAGCHAIDALRWFAAPDEFEAADPVEVFAYAGGRRKGKTHQYNPITNTWQDYAPMEYDGLEMALVRFANGTLGKVSVNFECVQPYTFPIEVFGDRGSIRNNRLWSAAFPGQKDWIEVPTICPDSSDVSHHPFQGQIDHFIGCLQSDVESHCNLDDAVKTHEVVFAAQQCYQSRRPVSLPLRDDA
- a CDS encoding DUF6807 family protein — translated: MFLVRAVLIGTLVVVCGLSPVSVAGEADAPLVRAARDPHTGQVVVTEAGRPVLQYNYLTVQPPAGYVESIAEGNRRYARARSNYIHPLYGPDGEVLTQDWSVDHPHHRGIYWAWPEVDWRGQRGDLHALQTVIARPTANVKLRSGAEHARIEAESLWLWEDQTPIVREVAVICVHRAGAEGRHIDLAFHFEALADDVALARRGTDAYGGLNIRLSPIQQMRLVHHADRAGADPRRAWSDSLGIRQEGNRSVGLAVFEKASNPDYPGDYIEYPDLPWFQPTFPAQGTRYVLTKGKTLTLQYRLWIRPGGQTSETMYTRQWELFNDTPKPTSGRMRP
- a CDS encoding alpha/beta hydrolase family protein, with protein sequence MQPMRVIVLLFVVGALIASSGSGQEYGTPDREQPGDEMIQQHLRREAERIHQKFAGDIESPETWERLRPAYKQEYLHMLGLWPMPEKTPLRATVTGTLEGDGYTVEMLHYQSMPGLYVTGNLYRPSQVPAGQRLPAVLYVCGHSFCGRNGNKTAYQSHGIWFARHGYVCLVLDTLQLGEIAAIHHGTYREGRWWWHSRGYTSAGVECLNGIRGIDYLIARPDVDPQRIAVTGISGGGAATFWIAAADERVKVAVPVSGMADLPSYVSNRVINGHCDCMFLYNTFQWPWARIAALIAPRAMLFANSDADPIFPMDANERVINRLERLYSLYGASDFVDAFVSIGGHAYRQDIRQAAYRFINTHLKNDPRVVDDSEVDIPTGPRNQREYAIDQEKLRVFPTDSDIPADELNTTIDRHFVPMARVEPPQKGHYDAWRTAILAELRRVSFGSLSERVPPARPEPTGQWFASEEGIKVHLERIAEGSARVVMVVRNSDPNEDVSTLVRRIGKPGDRVYVCSPRGVDRTRWTQKNPPNYVERSHVLLGRTVDTGRVWDIIATARALRKQGLPVHVAGQGPAAVLAVYAALLEPEIAGAIAVNPPTSHMDADAPQFLNVLRVCDVPDALGMLAPRPLTLEGFDNEALRKVAQIYASADASERLVALPDADGPR
- a CDS encoding asparagine synthase-related protein, whose product is MTREIPAQTLDTKQFITDKVAEIQEAVGNETAINALSGGVDSSAVTMLGHRALGDRLRTVFVENGLMREGEAEQVVNFFRALGVTVEVVDAREEFFAALKGVTDPEEKREAITQTFYRNVFGRLVRESRAKCLLQGTILTDIDETVAGIKRQHNVFEQLGIDPQEAFGYRIIEPLIQLRKDGVRKVGKALGLQSELFDRIPFPGPALAARVIGEVTPQRIATVRGATTVVERLLKGTGAFQYMAILHEDRVTGMRDGKRDFGFQIEVRCWDSVDARTATPTRLSFEVLQALAEQIHRDVPGVVSVTYNISSKPPSTLEAI